The genomic window GGAGGAGGTGAAGGCGGCGCTGACCAATGCCATGGGCCGCGTCGCCGCGGTCGCGCAGGTGCACCGCCGTCTCTATACCTCGCAGGACCTGAAGAGCGTGGTCCTGAACCAGTATCTGGACTCGCTGCTGGAGGATCTCAGGCGCTCGGCCGAAGGCAACCGGATGTCGCGCCTGACGCTGGAGGCCGAGCCGATCGAGATCGATCCGGACCGTGCGGTCGCCGTCGGCATCATCGTCAACGAGCTGGTGATGAACGCGGTGAAATACGCCTATCCCGACGGCGCCGGTCCGATCCATGTCGAGCTGATCTCGCAGGGCGAGGATCTCCTGCTGTCGATCACCGACAACGGCGTCGGAGACAACGTCAAGGCCGATCCGCGCTCCACCGGCATGGGCCAGCGCATCGTCGCGGCCATGGCGTCCAAGCTCGACGCGTCCGTCGAGCGCGACCCCGCCCATAGTGGAACCCGCATCGTGCTCAGGTTCCGCCGCGCGCCTCCGGCCCCCGGCAAGACCAACGCCGCCGCCGCGAGCTGACAGGCGCGAGGCTTTGTGCCACCCATCGCAACCGCATTGCGATCCTGCTATTGTCGCGCGCCATGACGTCTCGCGACTCTGCCTCTTCTGAAATCACGCCGGCCGTGTTGCTGCGTGCCTATGCCTGCGGCATCTTTCCGATGGCGGAAAGCGCCGACGATCCGACCCTGTTCTGGGTCGAGCCGGAGCTGCGCGGCGTCATCCCGCTGGACGGATTCCGCGTGGCCTCGCGGCTCGCACGCACGGTGCGTTCGGATGCGTTTCGCGTCACCGTCAACACCGCGTTCAAGGCGACGATCGCCGGCTGCGCGGCGCCGCAAGCCGGGCGCGAGGATACCTGGATCAACAAGCGCATCCGCGACCTCTATGGCGGGCTGCACGAGCTCGGCCATTGCCACAGCGTCGAGGCCTGGCAGGGTGACGACCTCGTCGGCGGGCTGTACGGCGTCAGCTTGGGGCGCGCCTTCTTCGGCGAAAGCATGTTCCACACCGCACGCGATGCCTCGAAGGTCGCGCTGGTGCACCTGGTCGCGCGGCTCATCCAAGGCGGCTTCGAGCTGCTCGACACGCAATATGTCACCGAGCATTTGAAGAGCTTCGGCGCGGTCGAGATCTCGCGGCGGCGCTACACCGCGCTGCTCGACAAGGCGCTCGCGGGCGAGCCCGGCGATTTCCTGAGGCTCTCTGCCGGTGAGGC from Bradyrhizobium zhanjiangense includes these protein-coding regions:
- the aat gene encoding leucyl/phenylalanyl-tRNA--protein transferase, whose protein sequence is MTSRDSASSEITPAVLLRAYACGIFPMAESADDPTLFWVEPELRGVIPLDGFRVASRLARTVRSDAFRVTVNTAFKATIAGCAAPQAGREDTWINKRIRDLYGGLHELGHCHSVEAWQGDDLVGGLYGVSLGRAFFGESMFHTARDASKVALVHLVARLIQGGFELLDTQYVTEHLKSFGAVEISRRRYTALLDKALAGEPGDFLRLSAGEAIPGARALEIISSRQ